From Camelina sativa cultivar DH55 chromosome 20, Cs, whole genome shotgun sequence, the proteins below share one genomic window:
- the LOC104770514 gene encoding uncharacterized protein LOC104770514, translating to METGSSNPMMGRFTTSWKLLAISLSVLAVLSPLYIDSLSEEDLEEEEELFSFMFCLSVLLFLLILAIASSLYYDPSLTRFDPYWIHRLCGSFGGLLVILIVLVFVLMCKASA from the coding sequence atggaaACGGGATCGTCTAACCCGATGATGGGGAGGTTTACTACGTCATGGAAGCTTTTGGCAATAAGCTTGTCGGTACTAGCCGTGCTCTCGCCTCTCTACATTGATAGCTTATCAGAGGAAGATctagaagaggaggaagaactCTTCAGCTTTATGTTTTGCCTCTCTGTGcttcttttcttgttgattTTGGCCATTGCCTCATCCCTGTATTATGACCCGAGCTTGACCAGGTTTGATCCTTACTGGATTCACAGGCTATGTGGTTCGTTTGGTGGGTTGCTTGTCATCCTCATCGTTCTTGTTTTCGTCTTGATGTGCAAAGCCTCTGCTTAG
- the LOC104770515 gene encoding ylmG homolog protein 2, chloroplastic, translated as MEASANEPAMKSLKSLPSGAIPNFFVSLSSAFTQTPLVRSSKPNLLLLPQAADSVKMIQDFHRSLVSATEKFSGFFHSLASKNPLFQEAVRLSSEFRVLCDEIRLKNQDATRVRFAMSNHGFAAVLPGDSVAGLVVANGLINFLNIYNTILVVRLVLTWFPSAPPAIVNPLSTLCDPYLNVFRGFIPPLGGLDLSPILAFLVLNAFTSSAMALPCELPPAEGAASPSSGETKWMRRRRLSSHKDHRPSSASL; from the exons ATGGAGGCGAGTGCGAACGAACCAGCTATGAAAAGCTTGAAATCCTTGCCGTCAGGAGCGATACCGAACTTTTTCGTGTCTCTTTCATCGGCATTTACGCAAACACCTCTTGTGCGTTCGAGCAAACCTAATTTGCTACTTCTACCACAAGCTGCAGACTCTGTCAAAATGATTCAGGACTTTCATCGGTCTCTGGTATCCGCTACTGAGAAATTCTCAGGCTTCTTCCATTCGCTCGCCTCTAAGAACCCTCTCTTTCAGGAAGCGGTTCGTCTTTCGTCCGAGTTTCGCGTTCTGTGTGATGAG ATTCGTTTGAAAAATCAAGATGCTACGAGGGTGAGGTTTGCAATGTCTAATCACGGATTTGCTGCGGTACTGCCTGGTGATTCAGTTGCAGGATTGGTGGTTGCTAATGGGTTGATAAATTTCCTCAACATATATAACACCATCCTCGTTGTCCGTCTTGTACTCACCTGGTTTCCTAGTGCTCCTCCTGCCATTGTTAACCCCCTCAG CACTTTGTGTGATCCATACTTGAACGTATTCCGGGGATTCATACCACCTCTTGGAGGATTAGATTTGTCTCCCATTTTGGCGTTCCTTGTTCTCAATGCCTTTACCAGCTCTGCTATGGCACTTCCTTGCGAACTCCCACCAGCAGAAGGAGCGGCTTCTCCATCTTCTGGTGAAACAAAGTGGATGAGAAGGAGAAGGTTGAGCAGCCACAAGGACCACAGACCGAGCTCAGCTTCTCTATGA
- the LOC104770516 gene encoding copper-transporting ATPase PAA2, chloroplastic — MASNLLRLHLLPPSSLHIPHPGNYVKRCFPKQRRLRIRRYCSRRGALVSNSIEISTQSFESAESSIESVKSVTSDKPVLLDVSGMMCGGCVARVKSVLMSDDRVASAVVNMLTETAGVRLKPEVDVVVDVAESLAKRLTESGFEAKRRVSGMGVAENVKKWKEMVSKKEELLVKSRNRVAFAWTLVALCCGSHTSHILHSLGIHIAHGGIWDLLHNSYVKGGLAVGALLGPGRELLFDGVKAFGKRSPNMNSLVGLGSMAAFSISLISLVNPELEWDASFFEEPVMLLGFVLLGRSLEERAKLKASSDMNELLSLISTQSRLVITSSDNNNTAADSVLSSDSICVNVPVDDIRVGDSLLVLPGETFPVDGSVLAGRSVVDESMLTGESLPVFKEEGCSVSAGTINWDGPLRIKASSTGSNSTISKIVRMVEDAQGNAAPVQRLADAIAGPFVYTIMSLSAVTFAFWYYIGSHIFPDVLLNDIAGPDGDPLALSLKLAVDVLVVSCPCALGLATPTAILIGTSLGAKRGYLIRGGDVLERLASIDCVALDKTGTLTEGRPVVSGIASLRYEEQEVLKLAAAVEKTATHPIAKAIVNEAEALNLETPETRGQLTEPGFGTLAEIDGRLVAVGSLEWVSDRFLKKNDSSDMVKLESFLDNKLSSTSSTSRNSKTVVYVGREGEGIIGAIAISDCLRQDAEFTVGRLQEKGIKTVLLSGDREGAVATVAKNVGIESESTNYSLSPEMKFEFISSLQSSGHRVAMVGDGINDAPSLAQADVGIALKIEAQENAASNTASVILVRNKLSHVVDALSLAQATMSKVYQNLAWAIAYNVISIPIAAGVLLPQYDFAMTPSLSGGLMALSSIFVVSNSLLLQLHKSETSGNSL, encoded by the exons ATGGCGAGCAATCTTCTCCGGCTTCATCTTCTACCGCCGTCGAGTCTGCATATCCCTCATCCCGGTAATTACGTGAAGCGATGCTTTCCAAAACAGCGCCGGCTTCGTATCCGACGGTACTGTTCGAGACGTGGTGCTTTGGTATCAAACTCGATCGAGATTAGTACTCAATCGTTTGAATCTGCCGAATCTTCCATCGAATCTGTGAAATCTGTTACGAGCGATAAGCCTGTCTTACTCGATGTGAGTGGGATGATGTGTGGTGGCTGCGTCGCTCGGGTTAAATCGGTTTTGATGTCTGATGACCGAGTCGCGTCTGCTGTGGTTAACATGCTGACGGAAACCGCGGGTGTGAGGCTTAAACCGGAGGTTGATGTGGTGGTGGATGTGGCGGAGAGTTTAGCTAAGAGATTGACTGAGAGTGGCTTTGAGGCTAAGAGGAGAGTCTCGGGGATGGGAGTGGCGGAGAATGTGAAGAAGTGGAAGGAGATGGTTAGTAAGAAAGAGGAATTGCTCGTTAAGAGTAGGAATCGTGTGGCGTTTGCGTGGACACTGGTGGCTCTGTGTTGCGGTTCTCACACTTCCCATATTCTTCATTCCTTGGGAATTCATATTGCTCACG GAGGGATTTGGGATTTGCTACACAACTCTTACGTGAAAGGCGGTTTGGCAGTTGGAGCTTTATTGGGACCAGGAAgag aATTGCTGTTTGATGGTGTAAAAGCTTTTGGGAAAAGATCACCTAATATGAATTCGTTAGTTGGATTGGGATCTATGGCTGCATTTTCCATCAGCTTG ATCTCACTAGTTAATCCAGAACTGGAGTGGGATGCTTCCTTCTTCGAGGAACCG GTCATGCTGCTTGGCTTTGTGCTCCTTGGTCGTTCTTTGGAAGAAAGAGCAAAGCTTAAAGCATCTAGCGATATGAATGAACTGTTG TCACTCATCTCCACTCAATCAAGACTTGTGATTACTTCATCAGATAATAATAACACAGCAGCTGATTCTGTACTTTCCTCTGATTCAATTTGTGTCAATGTCCCAGTTGATGATATCCGAGTTGGAGACTCGCTGTTGGTTTTGCCTGGTGAAACATTTCCTGTCGAT GGGAGTGTCCTAGCTGGAAGAAGTGTTGTGGATGAATCTATGCTGACAGGAGAGTCACTTCCCGTGTTTAAAGAAGAAGGCTGCTCTGTTTCAGCGGGAACAATAAACTGG GATGGCCCTCTACGCATCAAAGCTTCTTCTACTGGTTCCAACTCAACGATATCTAAAATCGTCAGAATG GTTGAGGATGCACAAGGTAATGCAGCTCCTGTACAGAGGCTGGCAGATGCAATAGCTGGACCTTTCGTCTATACTATAATGTCTTTATCTGCAGTGACGTTTGCCTTCTG GTATTACATTGGTTCACACATATTCCCAGATGTTTTACTCAATGATATTGCTGGACCTGATGGAGATCCTCTGGCCTTAAGCCTAAAACTGGCCGTGGATGTCTTG GTAGTTTCCTGCCCCTGTGCACTGGGCCTGGCAACACCAACTGCCATATTAATTGGCACCTCTCTTG GAGCAAAGCGGGGATATCTTATCAGAGGAGGAGATGTCTTGGAACGTCTGGCTTCCATAGATTGTGTGGCTTTAGACAAG ACAGGGACTCTTACTGAAGGAAGACCTGTCGTCTCTGGTATTGCTTCTCTAAGATATGAAGAACAGGAGGTTCTTAAATTGGCTGCTGCAGTGGAGAAGACAGCAACACACCCAATAGCAAAGGCTATTGTAAACGAGGCTGAAGCGCTGAATCTGGAAACTCCAGAAACAAGAGGCCAATTGACAGAACCAGGCTTTGGTACTTTGGCTGAAATAGATGGACGTTTGGTTGCAGTGGGTTCACTTGAGTGGGTTTCTGATCGTTTCCTCAAAAAGAACGACTCCTCGGACATGGTGAAGCTGGaaagttttttggataataaATTATCAAGCACATCATCAACGTCTAGGAACTCGAAGACTGTGGTATATGTTGGCCGCGAAGGAGAAGGAATCATCGGTGCTATTGCAATATCCGATTGCTTGCGCCAAGATGCTGAATTTACTGTAGGCAG GCTTCAGGAGAAGGGCATCAAAACAGTTCTCTTATCAGGGGATAGGGAAGGGGCAGTGGCAACAGTGGCAAAGAATGTAGGGATTGAGAGTGAATCAACCAACTATTCCTTGTCTCCTGAAATGAAATTCGAGTTTATATCTAGTCTTCAATCCTCTGGACATCGTGTTGCTATG GTGGGCGATGGGATAAACGATGCTCCTTCATTGGCTCAAGCTGATGTAGGAATAGCTCTAAAGATCGAGGCACAAGAAAACGCTGCATCAAACACAGCATCAGTCATACTTGTCCGCAACAAACTTTCTCAT GTTGTGGATGCACTGAGTCTTGCACAAGCAACAATGTCGAAAGTATATCAGAATCTAGCATGGGCAATTGCGTATAACGTCATCTCGATCCCTATTGCTGCAGGTGTCTTGCTTCCTCAGTATGATTTCGCCATGACACCTTCCCTCTCAG GTGGACTAATGGCATTGAGCTCGATCTTCGTCGTTTCAAATTCGTTACTTCTCCAGCTCCATAAATCCGAAACAAGTGGAAACAGCTTGTGA
- the LOC104770517 gene encoding uncharacterized protein LOC104770517 has translation MDNRVESSYVFNISGDNSDESPAMPSWLSPSDSSSSPCSSASSSSIGMNSDDDGEKSSEDGGDDTGDNEVESPYKGSLEMMESLEQVLPVRKGISKYYNGKSKSFTNLKEEASSALTSSSSMKDLVAKPENPYSRRRRNLLCHQIWENNSNSKTTPRGGISKKHVMSSSRSALTLAMAVMTGGEGSSSGSGGDSSPGSSPTTSGSPPRQRHHHHHQMVKLPPLYPRSQGSFSNLTSSQSSLGFCAWRSYSVADFPRCFPATASGIGFNDS, from the exons ATGGATAACAGAGTTGAATCATCTTATGTGTTTAATATCTCCGGCGATAATTCCGATGAATCTCCGGCGATGCCTAGTTGGTTATCTCCGTctgattcttcatcttctccttgttcctctgcttcttcttcttccattgggATGAACAGCGACGACGACGGTGAGAAGTCGTCGGAAGATGGTGGAGATGACACTGGAGATAACGAAGTTGAGTCTCCTTACAAAGGCTCTCTTGAAATGATGGAATCTCTCGAACAAGTCTTACCTGTTAG GAAAGGGATATCGAAGTATTACAATGGGAAGTCAAAGTCTTTCACGAATCTAAAGGAGGAGGCGTCGTCGGCgttgacttcttcttcgtcgATGAAAGATTTAGTAGCGAAGCCGGAGAATCCTTACagtcggaggaggaggaatctTCTCTGCCATCAGATTTGGGAgaacaacagcaacagcaagACCACTCCACGTGGCGGGATCTCTAAGAAACATGTCATGAGTTCGAGTAGGAGCGCGTTGACCCTCGCCATGGCGGTGATGACCGGCGGAGAAGGATCTTCTTCCGGATCCGGTGGTGACTCGTCGCCTGGATCGAGTCCGACGACTTCTGGATCTCCTCCTAGGCagagacatcatcatcatcaccagatGGTGAAGCTTCCTCCTTTGTATCCTAGGAGTCAGGGGTCTTTTAGTAATTTGACTTCGTCTCAGTCGTCGTTGGGTTTTTGTGCCTGGAGATCGTATTCGGTTGCTGATTTTCCGAGGTGTTTTCCGGCGACGGCCAGTGGGATTGGGTTTAATGACTCTTAG
- the LOC104770518 gene encoding uncharacterized protein LOC104770518 — MAPSFLSVAKFVEALLRRRFSSAGLSLQTLPIDSETTIQFWGPPPSQNTQKPSLLLLHGFGPSAVWQWSYQVKPLSRSFRLYVPDLVFFGGSSSTDENRTEMFQALCMGKLMEKLGVERFSVIGTSYGGFVAYNMAKMFPEKVEKVVLASSGVNMRRSDNEAFVARAKCNGMKEVLLPSSATELRRMSGIVSSKRLDYVPDFVLNDFCQKMYSEKREEKAELLEGLSIGKDDKTNVSPIQQDVMLIWGEQDQIFPLKMAHDLKEMLGKKATLKVIPKTSHIPQTEKSKEFNGIVMSFLVPPSPSPSI, encoded by the exons atggcTCCCTCGTTTCTAAGCGTCGCAAAATTCGTTGAGGCACTACTCCGCCGGAGATTCTCCTCCGCTGGTCTCTCTCTACAAACCTTACCCATCGACTCCGAAACCACCATACAGTTCTGGGGACCACCACCGTCGCAAAATACACAAAAACCttcgctcctcctcctccacggTTTTGGCCCTTCCGCTGTGTGGCAATGGAGCTATCAGGTGAAGCCGCTCTCTCGATCCTTTCGTCTCTACGTCCCCGACCTTGTCTTCTTTGGCGGCTCCTCTTCCACAGACGAGAACCGCACAGAGATGTTTCAGGCTTTGTGCATGGGGAAGCTCATGGAGAAGCTCGGAGTCGAGAGGTTCAGCGTCATTGGTACGAGCTACGGCGGATTCGTGGCGTATAACATGGCGAAAATGTTTCCGGAGAAAGTTGAGAAAGTGGTGCTTGCTAGCTCCGGCGTTAATATGCGGCGGAGTGATAACGAGGCGTTCGTCGCGAGGGCCAAGTGTAACGGCATGAAGGAGGTGTTGCTTCCTTCATCCGCGACAGAACTCAGGAGAATGTCTGGGATAGTTTCTTCTAAGAGACTCGATTACGTACCAGATTTTGTCTTGAACGACTTTTGCCAG AAAATGTATtcggagaagagagaggaaaaagcAGAACTTTTGGAGGGGCTGAGTATTGGGAAGGATGACAAAACTAACGTTTCTCCGATTCAACAG GATGTAATGCTGATATGGGGGGAGCAAGATCaaatttttcctttaaaaatgGCCCATGACCTCAAAGA GATGTTAGGGAAAAAGGCGACGCTTAAAGTGATACCAAAGACATCACATATACCACAAACGGAAAAGTCCAAAGAATTCAATGGTATTGTCATGTCTTTCTTAGTAcctccctctccctctccttCAATTTAA